In Blautia wexlerae DSM 19850, a single window of DNA contains:
- a CDS encoding MATE family efflux transporter — translation MKRIDFENGTVTNNILSAALPMLVAQILNLLYNIVDRIYIARIHDIGTTALGAVGLCFPIIMIITAFSNLFGSGGAPIFSINRGKGDSRTADMIMNTAFTMLCGSAAVLMLIGFLFARPLLTLFGASDDALVYAYPYLMIYLLGTLPSMIATGMNPFINAQGYAIIGMLSVTVGAVTNIILDPIFIFVLDMGIKGAAIATVISQILSALLVFYFLHGKSELKVRWIHINEISECTRHARDIISLGSAGFIMQLTNSLVSICCNNVLSVTGGDIYISVMTIISSVRQMVETPIHAINEGTSPVLSYNYGARRPDRVKKAGVVLIIMVLIYTGIMWSVILIAPEFLIGIFSSDKLLLKDAVPALKLYFAAFIFMDLQYIGQTVFKSLNKKKQAIFFSLLRKVFIVVPLTYFLPYGLHMGTDGVFMAEPVSNVIGGSLCFITMLVTILPELNKMGNSR, via the coding sequence CCATGCTGGTAGCGCAGATATTGAATCTTTTATACAACATTGTGGACCGTATCTATATCGCCAGGATCCATGATATAGGAACAACTGCACTTGGCGCTGTGGGCTTATGCTTTCCGATCATCATGATCATTACTGCTTTCAGTAATCTCTTTGGTTCCGGAGGTGCACCAATTTTCTCTATCAACCGCGGAAAAGGAGATTCCAGGACTGCTGACATGATCATGAATACTGCTTTCACCATGTTATGTGGAAGTGCTGCTGTGCTGATGCTGATCGGATTTCTTTTTGCCCGCCCCTTACTGACTCTGTTTGGTGCTTCAGATGATGCTCTGGTTTATGCGTATCCCTATCTGATGATTTACCTTCTGGGTACTCTCCCTTCCATGATAGCAACAGGAATGAATCCTTTTATCAATGCACAGGGATATGCCATTATCGGTATGCTGTCAGTAACAGTCGGTGCAGTGACAAATATTATTCTTGATCCGATTTTTATTTTTGTTCTGGATATGGGGATTAAGGGTGCAGCGATTGCTACTGTCATCTCTCAGATTCTCTCTGCCTTGCTTGTATTTTATTTTCTTCATGGAAAATCAGAATTGAAGGTAAGATGGATTCATATAAATGAGATTTCTGAGTGCACCAGACATGCCAGGGATATCATCAGTCTGGGGTCTGCTGGATTTATCATGCAGCTGACTAACAGCCTGGTAAGTATCTGCTGCAATAATGTTCTTTCCGTGACAGGCGGTGATATTTATATCTCTGTCATGACTATTATATCCAGTGTTCGCCAGATGGTGGAGACGCCTATCCATGCGATCAATGAGGGAACCTCTCCTGTTCTCAGCTACAATTACGGAGCCAGACGTCCTGACAGAGTAAAGAAAGCAGGGGTTGTTCTGATCATTATGGTTCTGATCTATACAGGTATCATGTGGAGCGTCATTCTCATTGCCCCTGAATTTCTGATCGGAATCTTCAGTTCAGATAAATTGTTATTGAAGGATGCCGTTCCTGCGCTGAAGCTTTACTTTGCAGCCTTTATTTTTATGGATCTGCAGTATATTGGTCAGACAGTGTTTAAATCATTGAATAAAAAAAAGCAGGCGATTTTTTTCTCCCTGCTTCGTAAAGTATTTATCGTGGTTCCGCTGACTTATTTCCTGCCCTATGGATTACACATGGGCACAGATGGCGTGTTTATGGCAGAGCCTGTATCCAATGTGATCGGTGGTTCTCTGTGTTTTATTACCATGTTGGTTACAATCTTGCCTGAATTGAACAAAATGGGAAACTCCCGATAA
- a CDS encoding YitT family protein, whose translation MKKQLNYADIIKEALILTGAVAIIAAAVYFFLVPSHTSVSSISGLGIVLSNFVPLSLSAITMILNVVLLIIGFITCGREFGVKTVYTSIVLPLFLGLFEKVFPDFGSMTNSQELDVLCYILVVSVGLSILFNRNASSGGLDIVAKIMNKYLHMELGKAMSLSGMCVALSAALVYDKKTVVLSILGTYFNGIVLDHFIFDHNIKRRVCVITQKEEELRKFIIEDLHSGATIYEATGAYNMKKRNEIITIVDKTEYQKLMAYINHEDPKAFVTVYNVSDMRYQPKL comes from the coding sequence ATGAAAAAACAACTAAATTATGCAGATATCATAAAGGAAGCGCTGATCCTGACAGGTGCGGTAGCGATCATTGCGGCAGCAGTTTATTTCTTTCTGGTGCCGAGCCATACCTCTGTAAGCAGTATCTCCGGTCTTGGTATCGTGTTATCAAACTTTGTACCTTTATCATTGTCTGCAATCACCATGATTTTGAATGTGGTACTTCTGATCATTGGCTTCATCACCTGCGGACGCGAATTTGGCGTAAAAACGGTTTACACCAGCATCGTTTTGCCTTTATTTCTCGGATTATTTGAGAAAGTATTTCCGGATTTTGGCTCTATGACCAACAGTCAGGAGCTGGATGTGCTGTGCTATATCCTGGTGGTCAGCGTAGGACTGAGCATTCTTTTTAACAGAAATGCATCCTCTGGCGGACTGGATATTGTGGCAAAGATCATGAACAAATATCTCCACATGGAACTGGGAAAAGCAATGTCTCTTTCCGGTATGTGTGTGGCTCTTTCCGCAGCGCTTGTATATGATAAGAAAACAGTGGTGCTGAGTATTCTGGGAACATACTTTAATGGAATAGTTCTGGATCACTTTATCTTTGACCATAATATTAAACGTCGTGTCTGTGTCATCACTCAGAAAGAGGAAGAACTGCGTAAATTCATTATCGAAGATCTGCACAGCGGAGCGACGATCTATGAAGCGACAGGTGCCTATAATATGAAGAAACGCAATGAGATCATCACGATCGTAGACAAAACAGAATATCAGAAGCTGATGGCTTATATCAATCACGAAGATCCAAAGGCCTTTGTGACGGTTTACAATGTATCGGATATGCGCTATCAGCCAAAACTGTAA
- a CDS encoding SseB family protein — MSDNKNVNQDKGLQGNEKIEQAIAALQQEATQEMLAHTLTVIRRRMRENGQFILSVEPPTGDSQLRIGTVKTGDEKVWWAAFTSFEEELKGGGSVQSTFLTDIDQLFHSALQVNEIEGIILNPWNRTIMLDKNLINIILGNV, encoded by the coding sequence ATGAGCGATAATAAGAATGTAAATCAGGATAAAGGTCTTCAGGGAAATGAAAAAATAGAGCAGGCGATCGCTGCTCTGCAGCAGGAAGCCACTCAGGAAATGCTGGCACATACACTGACTGTAATCCGTAGACGAATGAGAGAAAACGGCCAGTTTATCCTTTCAGTAGAACCGCCCACAGGAGACAGCCAGCTCCGGATCGGCACAGTGAAAACCGGAGATGAAAAAGTCTGGTGGGCGGCATTTACAAGCTTTGAGGAAGAACTGAAAGGTGGCGGAAGCGTACAATCCACTTTTCTGACAGACATAGATCAGCTTTTTCATTCAGCATTACAGGTAAATGAAATTGAGGGAATTATTCTTAACCCATGGAATCGCACAATCATGCTGGATAAGAACCTGATTAATATCATATTGGGAAATGTGTGA
- a CDS encoding YbjQ family protein, which produces MKLLSIEYIPGVEFEALGIVKGTVVQTKNVGKDFMAGMKTLVGGEITGYTEMLNEARQIATKRMVDEAKEMNADAVIGVKYGSSQVMSGAAEVIAYGTAVKYK; this is translated from the coding sequence ATGAAGCTTCTAAGTATTGAATATATTCCGGGTGTAGAGTTTGAGGCACTGGGAATTGTAAAGGGAACAGTTGTACAGACAAAAAATGTAGGAAAAGATTTCATGGCAGGGATGAAGACTCTGGTAGGCGGAGAGATCACAGGCTATACGGAAATGCTCAATGAGGCAAGACAGATTGCCACCAAGCGTATGGTGGATGAAGCCAAAGAGATGAATGCGGATGCTGTGATCGGTGTAAAATACGGCTCCTCTCAGGTAATGTCAGGGGCAGCAGAAGTGATCGCATATGGAACTGCTGTGAAATATAAATAA
- a CDS encoding MerR family transcriptional regulator, which produces MKIKQVEELVGITRKNIRFYEEQGLLNVERAENGYREYHTADIARLQEIKLFRKMDISIEEMRALFEKRKSLQVCLEQHLGELERRREGLVKMQEMCQRLIAEHQSLDTLNAENCLEEIEQMEKEGARFMDIKKTDIRKKRRTGAIIGAVVMILLMGFTIGLMLWANTQDPIPTGLLIFLIAIPVVIIGGILAALAGRMKEIEGGEEDEASKY; this is translated from the coding sequence ATGAAGATCAAACAGGTGGAAGAGCTGGTAGGCATCACCAGAAAGAATATCCGTTTTTATGAAGAGCAGGGTCTCCTGAATGTGGAGCGTGCAGAGAACGGATACCGGGAATATCATACGGCAGATATTGCCAGACTTCAGGAAATCAAATTATTCCGGAAGATGGATATTTCCATAGAAGAGATGAGAGCTCTTTTTGAAAAAAGGAAAAGCCTGCAGGTCTGTCTGGAACAGCACCTGGGAGAACTGGAACGCCGCAGGGAAGGCCTTGTGAAAATGCAGGAAATGTGCCAGCGCCTGATCGCAGAGCATCAGTCTCTGGATACCTTGAATGCCGAGAACTGTCTGGAAGAAATCGAGCAGATGGAGAAAGAGGGTGCAAGGTTTATGGATATAAAGAAAACAGATATCCGTAAGAAAAGAAGGACAGGAGCGATCATTGGAGCAGTAGTTATGATCTTGCTTATGGGATTTACCATAGGGCTTATGCTGTGGGCAAATACACAAGATCCCATACCGACCGGACTGCTGATATTTCTGATCGCCATACCGGTTGTGATCATCGGAGGAATTCTGGCAGCACTTGCAGGACGCATGAAAGAGATTGAAGGAGGAGAAGAGGATGAAGCTTCTAAGTATTGA
- a CDS encoding Na+/H+ antiporter NhaC family protein has product MKKGKGIALLPIGVFLVLYLGLGILFEYVMEIPMGFYNVPIVVAFLAAILVACLQNRALDFDKKLEIMAQGVGDKNIITMLLIFLAAGSFVGVVGRSSAESVAYCMLSLIPARFSVSVLFIVACFVSVAMGTSVGTITLLTPIAAAVSTASGFDLAFCVASVMGGAMFGDNLSFISDTTIAACNGQGCEMKDKFRENFWIALPAAVATLILILILSFQTEIQGRVIQPYHLTQVIPYVLVLIGGIVGINVFVVLLTGIVSGAFIMLIGGHTTPVEILKNMGSGVSGMFETCMVAILVAAMCALIREYGGFDALLGWIHKIFRGKKGGQLGMGLLVGTMDIATANNTVAIVMANPIAKEMAEEYGITPRKTASILDTFSCVFQGVIPYGAQMLVAISAVNELGGEISAFQIMPKLFYPMLLLLSSLITIMRGSDRTGA; this is encoded by the coding sequence ATGAAAAAAGGAAAAGGAATTGCCCTGCTTCCCATTGGTGTATTTCTTGTATTATACCTTGGACTGGGCATTTTGTTTGAGTATGTGATGGAAATCCCCATGGGATTTTATAATGTGCCGATCGTAGTAGCATTTCTTGCTGCAATCCTGGTTGCCTGTCTGCAGAACAGAGCACTGGATTTTGATAAGAAACTGGAAATCATGGCACAGGGAGTTGGGGACAAAAATATCATCACCATGCTTCTGATCTTCCTTGCAGCCGGATCTTTTGTAGGAGTTGTGGGAAGAAGCAGTGCTGAGAGTGTTGCATATTGTATGCTGAGTCTGATACCTGCCAGATTTTCAGTGTCTGTGCTGTTTATAGTTGCCTGTTTTGTGTCTGTGGCTATGGGAACCTCTGTGGGAACCATTACCCTTCTGACACCGATTGCAGCAGCAGTTTCCACAGCATCAGGATTTGATCTGGCATTTTGTGTGGCTTCTGTTATGGGTGGAGCCATGTTTGGAGACAATCTTTCTTTTATTTCAGATACGACGATTGCTGCATGTAATGGTCAGGGATGTGAGATGAAAGACAAATTCAGGGAGAACTTCTGGATCGCTCTTCCGGCAGCCGTTGCCACACTGATCTTAATCCTGATCCTGTCATTTCAGACAGAAATCCAGGGCCGTGTGATTCAGCCCTATCATCTGACTCAGGTAATACCGTATGTGCTGGTATTGATCGGAGGAATTGTTGGGATCAATGTGTTTGTGGTATTGCTGACAGGAATCGTATCCGGAGCATTTATTATGCTGATCGGAGGACATACCACACCTGTAGAGATCCTGAAAAATATGGGATCCGGTGTATCCGGAATGTTTGAGACTTGTATGGTGGCGATTCTGGTAGCTGCCATGTGTGCGCTGATACGTGAGTATGGTGGATTCGATGCGCTTCTTGGCTGGATCCATAAAATTTTCCGCGGAAAGAAAGGCGGACAGCTTGGAATGGGACTTCTGGTAGGAACTATGGATATTGCCACTGCCAATAATACAGTGGCGATCGTAATGGCAAACCCTATCGCAAAGGAAATGGCAGAAGAGTATGGGATTACACCAAGAAAGACAGCTTCCATACTGGATACTTTTTCCTGTGTTTTCCAGGGAGTGATTCCATATGGTGCACAGATGCTGGTTGCAATCTCAGCAGTGAACGAACTGGGTGGTGAGATTTCTGCATTTCAGATTATGCCGAAATTGTTTTATCCCATGTTATTGCTGCTCAGCTCTCTGATCACAATTATGAGAGGTTCAGACCGTACAGGAGCTTAA